One stretch of Streptomyces sp. A2-16 DNA includes these proteins:
- a CDS encoding bifunctional (p)ppGpp synthetase/guanosine-3',5'-bis(diphosphate) 3'-pyrophosphohydrolase: protein MPDEAQPLTAAKPEPGSAPAAKPAPDAKTATNDARGPVEHAQSAPVDKPAESARPKPAPAEDPAQSAPAPRPNAGQPARTGSSNRVRARLARLGVQRSNPYNPVLEPLLRIVRSNDPKIETATLRKIETAYQVAERWHRGQKRKSGDPYITHPLAVTTILAELGMDPATLMAGLLHDTVEDTEYGLDQLRRDFGDSVALLVDGVTKLDKVKFGEAAQAETVRKMVVAMAKDPRVLVIKLADRLHNMRTMRYLKREKQEKKARETLEIYAPLAHRLGMNTIKWELEDLAFAILYPKMYDEIVRLVAERAPKRDEYLAIVTDEVQSDLRAARIKATVTGRPKHYYSVYQKMIVRGRDFAEIYDLVGIRVLVDTVRDCYAALGTVHARWNPVPGRFKDYIAMPKFNMYQSLHTTVIGPNGKPVELQIRTFDMHRRAEYGIAAHWKYKQEAVAGTSKVRSDQPRTTGKDDHLNDMAWLRQLLDWQKETEDPGEFLESLRFDLSRNEVFVFTPKGDVIALPAGATPVDFSYAVHTEVGHRTIGARVNGRLVPLESTLDNGDLVEVFTSKAPGAGPSRDWLNFVKSPRARNKIRAWFSKERRDEAIEQGKDAIVRAMRKQNLPIQRILTGDSLVTLAHEMRYSDISALYAAIGEGHVSAQNIVQKLVQALGGEEAATEEIDESVPPTRGRSRKRRSSADPGVIVKGVEDVWVKLARCCTPVPGDPIIGFVTRGSGVSVHRSDCVNVESLSREPERILEVEWAPTQSSVFLVAIQVEALDRSRLLSDVTRVLSDQHVNILSAAVQTSRDRVATSRFTFEMGDPKHLGHVLKAVRGVEGVYDVYRVTSARNRT, encoded by the coding sequence TTGCCAGACGAGGCCCAGCCACTGACCGCCGCCAAGCCCGAGCCCGGCTCGGCGCCCGCGGCGAAGCCCGCGCCGGACGCGAAGACCGCGACGAACGACGCCCGCGGGCCGGTCGAGCACGCCCAGTCCGCGCCCGTCGACAAGCCGGCCGAGTCGGCCCGGCCCAAGCCGGCCCCGGCCGAGGACCCCGCACAGTCGGCCCCCGCGCCCCGCCCGAACGCGGGCCAGCCCGCCCGCACCGGCTCCTCCAACCGCGTCCGCGCCCGTCTCGCCCGCCTCGGCGTGCAGCGCTCCAACCCGTACAACCCGGTCCTGGAGCCGTTGCTGCGGATCGTGCGCAGCAACGACCCGAAGATCGAGACCGCGACCCTGCGCAAGATCGAGACGGCCTACCAGGTCGCCGAGCGCTGGCACCGCGGCCAGAAGCGCAAGAGCGGCGACCCGTACATCACGCACCCCCTCGCCGTGACCACGATCCTCGCCGAGCTCGGCATGGACCCCGCCACCCTCATGGCCGGTCTCCTGCACGACACCGTCGAGGACACCGAGTACGGCCTCGACCAGCTCCGCCGCGACTTCGGCGACTCGGTCGCCCTGCTCGTCGACGGCGTCACCAAGCTGGACAAGGTCAAGTTCGGCGAGGCCGCGCAGGCCGAGACCGTGCGCAAGATGGTCGTCGCCATGGCCAAGGACCCCCGCGTCCTGGTCATCAAGCTCGCCGACCGGCTGCACAACATGCGCACCATGCGCTACCTCAAGCGCGAGAAGCAGGAGAAGAAGGCGCGCGAGACCCTCGAGATCTACGCGCCGCTCGCCCACCGCCTCGGCATGAACACCATCAAGTGGGAGCTGGAGGACCTCGCCTTCGCGATCCTCTACCCCAAGATGTACGACGAGATCGTACGACTGGTGGCCGAGCGGGCACCGAAGCGTGACGAGTACCTGGCCATAGTGACCGACGAGGTGCAGTCCGACCTGCGCGCGGCCCGGATCAAGGCCACCGTCACCGGCCGCCCGAAGCACTACTACAGCGTCTACCAGAAGATGATCGTCCGCGGTCGCGACTTCGCGGAGATCTACGACCTGGTCGGCATCCGCGTCCTGGTGGACACCGTCCGCGACTGCTACGCGGCGCTGGGCACCGTCCACGCCCGCTGGAACCCGGTTCCGGGGCGGTTCAAGGACTACATCGCGATGCCCAAGTTCAACATGTACCAGTCGCTGCACACCACGGTCATCGGGCCCAACGGCAAGCCGGTCGAGCTCCAGATCCGGACCTTCGACATGCACCGCCGCGCCGAGTACGGCATCGCCGCGCACTGGAAGTACAAGCAGGAGGCCGTCGCCGGCACCTCCAAGGTCCGCTCGGACCAGCCGAGGACCACCGGCAAGGACGACCACCTCAACGACATGGCGTGGCTGCGCCAGCTCCTCGACTGGCAGAAGGAGACCGAGGACCCCGGCGAGTTCCTGGAGTCCCTGCGCTTCGACCTCTCGCGCAACGAGGTCTTCGTCTTCACGCCCAAGGGCGACGTCATAGCGCTGCCGGCCGGGGCCACCCCGGTGGACTTCTCCTACGCGGTGCACACCGAGGTGGGCCACCGCACCATAGGAGCCCGCGTCAACGGCCGTCTCGTACCGCTGGAGTCGACCCTCGACAACGGCGACCTCGTCGAGGTCTTCACCTCCAAGGCGCCCGGCGCCGGACCGTCCCGGGACTGGCTGAACTTCGTCAAGTCGCCGCGGGCGCGCAACAAGATCCGCGCCTGGTTCTCCAAGGAGCGCCGCGACGAGGCGATCGAGCAGGGCAAGGACGCCATCGTCCGCGCGATGCGCAAGCAGAACCTGCCGATCCAGCGCATCCTCACCGGCGACTCCCTCGTCACGCTCGCGCACGAGATGCGGTACTCCGACATCTCCGCCCTGTACGCGGCGATCGGCGAGGGCCATGTCTCCGCGCAGAACATCGTGCAGAAGCTGGTCCAGGCGCTCGGCGGCGAGGAGGCGGCCACCGAGGAGATCGACGAGTCGGTCCCGCCGACCCGCGGCCGCAGCCGCAAGCGGCGCTCCAGCGCCGACCCGGGTGTCATCGTCAAGGGCGTCGAGGACGTGTGGGTCAAGCTGGCCCGCTGCTGCACCCCCGTCCCCGGCGACCCGATCATCGGCTTCGTCACCCGCGGTAGTGGCGTATCGGTTCACCGCAGCGACTGCGTGAACGTGGAGTCACTGTCCCGCGAGCCCGAGCGCATCCTCGAGGTCGAGTGGGCGCCCACGCAGTCCTCGGTCTTCCTGGTCGCCATCCAGGTCGAGGCCCTGGACCGCTCCCGGCTGCTCTCCGACGTCACCCGCGTCCTGTCCGACCAGCACGTCAACATCCTCTCCGCGGCCGTCCAGACCTCCCGCGACCGCGTCGCCACCTCCCGCTTCACCTTCGAGATGGGCGACCCGAAGCACCTGGGCCACGTCCTGAAGGCGGTCCGGGGCGTGGAGGGCGTGTACGACGTGTACCGCGTGACGTCGGCGCGGAACCGCACCTAG
- a CDS encoding adenine phosphoribosyltransferase yields the protein MRELVDITALLLSRIRDVADYPEPGVMFKDITPLLADPAAFSALTDALAAVAADTGATKVVGLEARGFILGAPVAVRAGLGFIPVRKAGKLPGATLSQAYDLEYGSAEIEVHAEDLSADDRILIVDDVLATGGTAEASIELIRRAGAEVAGLAVLMELGFLGGRARLEPALAGAPLEALLVV from the coding sequence ATGAGGGAACTCGTGGACATCACGGCGCTGCTGCTCAGCCGTATCCGTGATGTGGCCGACTACCCGGAGCCGGGCGTGATGTTCAAGGACATCACCCCGCTCCTGGCGGACCCGGCGGCGTTCTCGGCGCTCACCGACGCGCTGGCCGCGGTCGCCGCGGACACCGGTGCCACGAAGGTCGTCGGTCTTGAGGCCCGGGGCTTCATCCTCGGTGCCCCGGTCGCCGTCCGCGCGGGGCTCGGCTTCATCCCGGTACGCAAGGCGGGCAAGCTCCCCGGGGCGACCCTCAGCCAGGCCTACGACCTGGAGTACGGCTCGGCGGAGATCGAGGTGCACGCGGAGGACCTGTCCGCCGACGACCGCATCCTGATCGTCGACGACGTCCTGGCCACCGGCGGCACCGCCGAGGCCTCGATCGAGCTGATCCGCCGCGCGGGCGCCGAGGTCGCGGGCCTCGCGGTCCTGATGGAGCTGGGCTTCCTGGGCGGCCGGGCCCGCCTGGAGCCGGCCCTGGCGGGAGCCCCGCTGGAAGCGCTGCTGGTGGTCTGA
- the secF gene encoding protein translocase subunit SecF, producing the protein MSKLGNLGARLHRGEISYDFIGHRKLWYSISILITITAIVGLAVRGLNMGIDFQGGAVFTTQKTSVSVSQAEDYAKEASGHDAVVQKLGNGTLRIQIAGMDTQQSDRIKTDLAKDFKVDPETIAADLVGPSWGDQIANKAWQGLAIFMVLVVIYLAIAFEWRMAIAALVALIHDITITVGIYALVGFEVTPGTVIGLLTILGYSLYDTVVVFDSLKEQTKDITKQSRWTYSDIANRSINGTLVRSINTTVVALLPVAGLLFIGGGFLGAGTLNDISLSLFVGLAAGAYSSIFIATPLVADLKEREPAMKALKKRVLAKRAQAPVEEEHIESRGEQMDDGEPEDAAHAVVGPRTQPASRGRGRGRPSGKRR; encoded by the coding sequence ATGTCGAAGCTCGGCAATCTCGGCGCCCGACTGCACCGTGGCGAGATCAGCTACGACTTCATCGGTCACCGCAAGCTCTGGTACAGCATCTCGATCCTGATCACCATCACGGCGATCGTCGGCCTCGCGGTACGCGGCCTGAACATGGGCATCGACTTCCAGGGCGGCGCGGTCTTCACCACGCAGAAGACCAGCGTCTCCGTCTCCCAGGCCGAGGACTACGCGAAGGAGGCCTCCGGCCACGACGCGGTCGTCCAGAAGCTCGGCAACGGCACGCTGCGCATCCAGATCGCCGGCATGGACACCCAGCAGTCCGACCGGATCAAGACGGATCTGGCCAAGGACTTCAAGGTCGACCCGGAGACCATCGCCGCCGACCTGGTCGGACCGAGCTGGGGCGACCAGATCGCCAACAAGGCCTGGCAGGGTCTGGCGATCTTCATGGTCCTCGTCGTGATCTATCTGGCGATCGCCTTCGAGTGGCGCATGGCCATCGCGGCGCTCGTCGCACTGATCCACGACATCACCATCACCGTCGGCATCTACGCCCTCGTCGGCTTCGAGGTCACGCCGGGCACGGTGATCGGTCTGCTGACCATCCTCGGTTACTCGCTCTACGACACGGTGGTCGTCTTCGACTCCCTCAAGGAGCAGACGAAGGACATCACCAAGCAGAGCCGCTGGACCTACAGCGACATCGCCAACCGCTCGATCAACGGCACCCTGGTCCGCTCGATCAACACCACGGTGGTCGCGCTGCTGCCGGTGGCGGGCCTGCTGTTCATCGGTGGCGGCTTCCTCGGCGCGGGCACGCTCAACGACATCTCGCTGTCGCTGTTCGTCGGTCTCGCCGCCGGTGCGTACTCCTCGATCTTCATCGCCACGCCGCTCGTCGCCGACCTCAAGGAGCGCGAGCCGGCGATGAAGGCCCTCAAGAAGCGGGTCCTCGCCAAGCGCGCGCAGGCCCCCGTCGAGGAGGAGCACATCGAGAGCCGGGGCGAGCAGATGGACGACGGTGAGCCGGAGGACGCCGCCCACGCGGTCGTCGGCCCGCGCACCCAGCCCGCCTCCCGTGGCCGTGGCCGCGGCCGTCCCTCGGGGAAGCGCCGATGA
- the secD gene encoding protein translocase subunit SecD has translation MAAPKRGRSASAQSKPGRTLALILIAMVALTGGMFLSGHTTPRLGIDLAGGTSITLGAKADQGSAINKANMDTAVDIMNRRVNGLGVSEAEVQTQGDRNIIVNIPKGTNSKEARDQVGTTAKLYFRPVLAQEATGSAAATSPSPSASGSSSASPSPSASKSGSSGEKATSSSSPSASATSQGRAVTDALKADSTPSASASASSPASPSASASTGASTGDAKLQAAYAALDCSKKAQRNTAGEGAKPGETTVGCGEISGVWYKYLLGPAAVDGTEVKKAQAVFDTQTAAGWQVTMTFNSKGAKKFADVTGKLAQNTQPQNEFGIVLDGQVVSSPYVSSSITGGNAQISGSFTQEEAQNLANMLSYGALPLSFQEESVTTVTAALGGDQLRAGLLAGAIGLLLVVVYLVAYYRGLSLVAMASLLASGILTYVIMSLLGPTIGFALNLPAVCGAIVAIGITADSFIVYFERIRDEIREGRSLRPAVERAWPRARRTILVSDFVSFLAAAVLFVVTVGKVQGFAFTLGLTTVLDVVVVFFFTKPLMTLLARRKFFANGSKWSGLDPKSLGAQPPLRRTRRPAPAQTKEA, from the coding sequence GTGGCAGCACCTAAAAGGGGCCGGAGCGCGAGTGCCCAGAGCAAGCCAGGGCGCACGCTGGCCCTGATCCTGATCGCCATGGTGGCGCTGACCGGGGGAATGTTCCTCTCCGGGCACACCACCCCCCGTCTCGGCATCGACCTTGCCGGCGGTACCAGCATCACGCTGGGGGCGAAGGCCGACCAGGGGTCGGCGATCAACAAGGCCAACATGGACACCGCGGTCGACATCATGAACCGCCGTGTCAACGGCCTGGGCGTCTCCGAGGCGGAGGTGCAGACCCAGGGTGATCGCAACATCATCGTGAACATCCCCAAGGGCACCAACTCCAAGGAAGCCCGCGACCAGGTCGGCACCACCGCCAAGCTGTACTTCCGCCCGGTCCTGGCCCAGGAGGCCACCGGCAGCGCCGCGGCCACCTCGCCGAGCCCGTCCGCCAGCGGCTCCTCGAGCGCCTCGCCGAGCCCCTCCGCGAGCAAGTCCGGCTCCTCCGGCGAGAAGGCGACCTCGTCGTCCTCCCCGTCGGCCTCCGCCACCTCGCAGGGCCGTGCGGTCACCGACGCGCTGAAGGCCGACTCCACGCCGTCCGCCTCGGCGAGCGCGTCGAGCCCCGCGTCCCCGTCGGCCTCCGCGAGCACCGGCGCCTCCACCGGCGACGCCAAGCTCCAGGCCGCCTATGCCGCCCTGGACTGCTCGAAGAAGGCGCAGCGCAACACCGCGGGCGAAGGCGCCAAGCCGGGCGAGACCACCGTCGGCTGCGGCGAGATCTCCGGCGTCTGGTACAAGTACCTGCTCGGCCCGGCCGCCGTCGACGGCACCGAGGTCAAGAAGGCCCAGGCGGTCTTCGACACGCAGACCGCCGCCGGCTGGCAGGTCACCATGACCTTCAACAGCAAGGGCGCCAAGAAGTTCGCCGACGTCACCGGCAAGCTTGCGCAGAACACCCAGCCGCAGAACGAGTTCGGCATCGTCCTCGACGGCCAGGTCGTCTCCAGCCCCTACGTCAGCTCCTCGATCACCGGCGGCAACGCGCAGATCTCCGGCAGCTTCACCCAGGAAGAGGCCCAGAACCTCGCCAACATGCTGTCGTACGGCGCCCTCCCGCTCTCCTTCCAGGAGGAGAGCGTGACCACGGTGACCGCGGCACTCGGCGGTGACCAGCTGCGCGCCGGTCTCCTGGCCGGTGCCATCGGCCTCCTTCTGGTCGTCGTCTACCTGGTGGCCTACTACCGGGGCCTGTCGCTCGTCGCGATGGCCTCGCTGCTCGCCTCCGGCATCCTCACCTACGTGATCATGTCCCTGCTCGGCCCGACGATCGGCTTCGCGCTGAACCTGCCGGCCGTGTGCGGAGCCATCGTCGCCATCGGTATCACCGCGGACTCGTTCATCGTGTACTTCGAACGCATCCGGGACGAGATCCGCGAGGGCCGCTCGCTGCGCCCGGCGGTGGAGCGGGCCTGGCCGCGTGCCCGGCGCACCATCCTGGTCTCCGACTTCGTGTCGTTCCTCGCCGCCGCGGTCCTGTTCGTCGTGACCGTCGGCAAGGTCCAGGGCTTCGCGTTCACGCTGGGCCTGACCACCGTGCTCGACGTCGTCGTGGTCTTCTTCTTCACCAAGCCCCTGATGACGCTCCTCGCCCGCCGGAAGTTCTTCGCGAACGGCAGCAAGTGGTCCGGCCTCGACCCGAAGAGCCTGGGCGCACAACCGCCGCTGCGGCGCACCCGCCGTCCCGCCCCCGCCCAGACGAAGGAGGCGTGA
- the yajC gene encoding preprotein translocase subunit YajC → MSLVTLLPFIVLIGAMFLMTRSAKKKQQQAANMRNDMQPGSGVRTIGGMYATVKEVNDDTVLLDAGPGVELLFAKNAIGAVLTDDEYNRIVHGIEHDLKSDSDVVPDDASSLAGPTDTDESADEAAAASDEKSVDLGKKDTAEEPAVDAPAKADAETEAPEAKSDDEPKKTDGDSGAK, encoded by the coding sequence GTGAGTCTCGTGACCCTCCTCCCGTTCATCGTGCTCATCGGGGCCATGTTCCTGATGACCCGGTCGGCCAAGAAGAAGCAGCAGCAGGCCGCCAACATGCGGAACGACATGCAGCCCGGCAGCGGCGTCCGCACGATCGGGGGTATGTACGCCACGGTCAAGGAGGTCAACGACGACACCGTCCTCCTCGACGCGGGCCCGGGCGTGGAACTGCTCTTCGCGAAGAACGCCATCGGTGCCGTCCTGACGGACGACGAGTACAACCGCATCGTCCACGGCATCGAGCACGACCTGAAGTCCGACTCCGACGTCGTCCCGGACGACGCCTCCTCTCTTGCTGGTCCCACCGACACCGACGAGTCCGCCGACGAAGCTGCCGCCGCCTCCGACGAGAAGTCCGTCGACCTCGGTAAGAAGGACACGGCCGAGGAGCCCGCCGTCGACGCGCCCGCCAAGGCCGACGCCGAGACCGAGGCCCCCGAGGCGAAGTCGGACGACGAGCCGAAGAAGACCGACGGCGACTCCGGCGCGAAGTAG
- the ruvB gene encoding Holliday junction branch migration DNA helicase RuvB, with amino-acid sequence MNWDDTTDETAAERLVGASADREDQAVEAALRPKDLDEFIGQEKVREQLDLVLRAARARGATADHVLLSGAPGLGKTTLSMIIAAEMGAPIRITSGPAIQHAGDLAAILSSLQEGEVLFLDEIHRMSRPAEEMLYMAMEDFRVDVIVGKGPGATAIPLELPPFTLVGATTRAGLLPPPLRDRFGFTAHMEFYEPAELERVIHRSANLLDVEIGSDGAAEIAGRSRGTPRIANRLLRRVRDYAQVKADGIITRDIAAAALKVYEVDARGLDRLDRGVLEALLKLFAGGPVGLSTLAVAVGEERETVEEVAEPFLVREGLLARTPRGRVATPAAWAHLGLTPPRSASTGNGQQDLFGT; translated from the coding sequence ATGAACTGGGACGACACCACCGACGAGACCGCCGCCGAGCGGCTCGTCGGTGCGTCCGCCGACCGCGAGGACCAGGCCGTCGAGGCCGCCCTGCGCCCCAAGGACCTGGACGAGTTCATCGGCCAGGAGAAGGTCCGCGAACAGCTCGACCTGGTCCTGCGGGCCGCACGCGCGCGAGGCGCCACCGCCGACCACGTGCTGCTCTCCGGAGCCCCCGGCCTCGGCAAGACCACCCTCTCGATGATCATCGCGGCCGAGATGGGTGCCCCGATCCGCATCACCAGCGGCCCCGCCATCCAGCACGCCGGCGACCTCGCGGCGATCCTCTCCTCCCTCCAGGAGGGCGAGGTCCTCTTCCTCGACGAGATCCACCGCATGTCGCGGCCCGCCGAGGAGATGCTCTACATGGCGATGGAGGACTTCCGCGTCGACGTCATCGTCGGCAAGGGCCCCGGCGCCACCGCCATCCCGCTGGAGCTGCCCCCGTTCACCCTGGTCGGCGCCACCACGCGCGCGGGCCTGCTGCCGCCCCCGCTGCGCGACCGCTTCGGCTTCACCGCCCACATGGAGTTCTACGAACCCGCCGAGCTGGAGCGCGTCATCCACCGCTCGGCCAACCTCCTCGACGTCGAGATCGGCTCCGACGGCGCCGCCGAGATCGCGGGACGCTCCCGCGGCACGCCCCGTATCGCCAACCGCCTGCTGCGCCGGGTGCGCGACTACGCCCAGGTCAAGGCCGACGGAATCATCACCCGCGACATCGCCGCGGCAGCCCTCAAGGTCTACGAGGTCGACGCCCGCGGCCTCGACCGCCTCGACCGCGGAGTCCTGGAGGCCCTGCTCAAGCTGTTCGCCGGCGGCCCGGTCGGCCTGTCCACGCTCGCGGTCGCGGTGGGGGAGGAGCGGGAGACCGTCGAGGAGGTGGCCGAGCCCTTCCTCGTACGGGAGGGGCTCCTCGCCCGCACCCCGCGCGGACGCGTCGCCACTCCCGCCGCATGGGCCCACCTCGGCCTCACCCCGCCCCGCTCGGCGTCCACAGGAAACGGACAACAGGACCTGTTCGGGACGTGA
- the ruvA gene encoding Holliday junction branch migration protein RuvA → MIAFVSGTIAALAPDAAVVEIGGVGMAVQCTPNTLSTLRLGQPAKLATSLVVREDSLTLYGFVDDDERQVFELLQTASGVGPRLAQAMLAVHAPDALRRAVATGDEKALIAVPGIGKKGAQKLLLELKDRLGEPIGAPAIGAPVTQGWRDQLHAALIGLGYATREADEAVTAVTPQAEAAEGTPQVGQLLKAALQTLNRAR, encoded by the coding sequence ATGATCGCCTTTGTGAGCGGCACGATCGCCGCCCTCGCTCCCGACGCCGCCGTGGTCGAGATCGGCGGGGTCGGCATGGCGGTGCAGTGCACGCCGAACACGCTCTCGACCCTCCGCCTCGGCCAGCCGGCCAAGCTCGCCACCTCCCTGGTCGTGCGCGAGGACTCCCTCACCCTCTACGGCTTCGTCGACGACGACGAGCGCCAGGTCTTCGAACTGCTCCAGACCGCCAGCGGAGTCGGCCCGCGCCTTGCCCAGGCCATGCTGGCCGTGCACGCGCCGGACGCACTGCGCCGGGCGGTGGCCACGGGCGACGAGAAGGCACTCATCGCCGTGCCCGGCATCGGCAAGAAGGGCGCCCAGAAGCTGCTCCTGGAGCTCAAGGACCGGCTGGGCGAACCGATCGGCGCCCCCGCGATCGGCGCACCGGTCACCCAGGGCTGGCGCGACCAACTGCACGCCGCGCTGATCGGCCTCGGATACGCCACGCGCGAGGCCGACGAGGCGGTCACCGCCGTGACCCCGCAGGCGGAGGCGGCCGAGGGCACGCCCCAGGTCGGCCAACTGCTGAAGGCGGCCCTCCAGACCCTGAACCGCGCCCGCTGA
- the ruvC gene encoding crossover junction endodeoxyribonuclease RuvC — translation MRVLGVDPGLTRCGVGVVEGVAGRPLTMIGVGVVRTPADAELGQRLVAVEQGIEQWLDEHRPEYVAVERVFSQHNVRTVMGTAQASAVAMLCAARRGIPVALHTPSEVKAAVTGSGRADKAQVGAMVTRLLRLDAPPKPADAADALALAICHIWRAPAQNRLQQAVALHTAGARTTARKGRTA, via the coding sequence GTGCGCGTACTCGGGGTGGACCCCGGACTGACGCGGTGCGGTGTCGGTGTGGTCGAGGGGGTCGCGGGCCGGCCGCTCACGATGATCGGCGTCGGGGTCGTACGCACGCCCGCGGACGCCGAGTTGGGGCAGCGGCTCGTCGCCGTCGAGCAGGGCATCGAGCAGTGGCTGGACGAGCACCGGCCCGAATACGTCGCCGTGGAGCGGGTGTTCAGCCAGCACAACGTTCGGACCGTGATGGGCACCGCTCAGGCCAGTGCCGTGGCCATGCTGTGCGCCGCCCGCCGCGGCATCCCCGTCGCCCTGCACACCCCCAGCGAGGTCAAGGCCGCCGTCACCGGCAGCGGCCGCGCCGACAAGGCCCAGGTCGGGGCCATGGTCACCCGCCTGCTGCGGCTCGACGCCCCGCCCAAACCGGCCGACGCCGCCGACGCCCTCGCCCTCGCCATCTGCCACATCTGGCGCGCCCCCGCCCAGAACAGACTCCAGCAGGCCGTCGCCCTGCACACCGCCGGCGCACGGACCACAGCACGGAAAGGCCGTACGGCATGA
- a CDS encoding YebC/PmpR family DNA-binding transcriptional regulator, with product MSGHSKWATTKHKKAVIDAKRGKLFAKLIKNIEVAARMGGVDLDGNPTLYDAVQKAKKSSVPNKNIDSAIKRGGGLEAGGADYETIMYEGYGPNGVAVLIECLTDNRNRAASDVRVAMTRNGGNMADPGSVSYLFNRKGVVIVPKGELSEDDVLGAVLDAGAEEVNDLGESFEVLSEATDLVAVRTALQDAGIDYDSAEANFVPTMQVELDEEGARKIFRLIDALEDSDDVQNVFANFDVSDEVMEKVDA from the coding sequence ATGTCCGGCCACTCTAAATGGGCCACGACGAAGCACAAGAAGGCCGTGATCGATGCCAAGCGCGGCAAGCTCTTCGCGAAGCTGATCAAGAACATCGAGGTCGCGGCGCGCATGGGCGGCGTGGACCTGGACGGCAATCCGACGCTGTACGACGCCGTGCAGAAGGCGAAGAAGTCCTCTGTCCCGAACAAGAACATCGACTCCGCGATCAAGCGTGGCGGTGGTCTCGAGGCCGGCGGCGCCGACTACGAGACGATCATGTACGAGGGCTACGGCCCGAACGGCGTCGCGGTGCTCATCGAGTGCCTGACCGACAACCGCAATCGCGCCGCCTCCGACGTGCGTGTCGCCATGACCCGCAACGGCGGCAACATGGCCGACCCCGGTTCGGTGTCGTACCTCTTCAACCGCAAGGGCGTCGTCATCGTCCCCAAGGGCGAGCTCTCCGAGGACGACGTCCTCGGTGCCGTCCTGGACGCGGGCGCCGAGGAGGTCAACGACCTGGGCGAGTCCTTCGAGGTGCTCAGCGAGGCCACTGACCTGGTCGCCGTCCGCACCGCCCTCCAGGACGCCGGGATCGACTACGACTCCGCCGAGGCCAACTTCGTCCCGACCATGCAGGTCGAGCTGGACGAGGAGGGCGCCCGGAAGATCTTCAGGCTGATCGACGCTCTCGAGGACAGCGACGACGTGCAGAACGTCTTCGCCAACTTCGACGTCAGCGACGAGGTCATGGAGAAGGTCGACGCGTAG
- the pdxT gene encoding pyridoxal 5'-phosphate synthase glutaminase subunit PdxT, giving the protein MSTPVIGVLALQGDVREHLVALAAADAVARPVRRPDELAEVDGLVIPGGESTTISKLAVLFGVMEPLRARVRDGMPVYGTCAGLIMLADKILDPRSGQETIGGIDMIVRRNAFGRQNESFEAAVDVKGVPGDPVEGVFIRAPWVESVGAEAEVLAEHDGHIVAVRQGNALATSFHPELTGDHRVHSLFVDMVRAYRTRESL; this is encoded by the coding sequence ATGAGCACTCCTGTCATAGGCGTCCTGGCCCTCCAGGGCGACGTCCGGGAGCACCTCGTCGCCCTGGCCGCGGCCGACGCCGTGGCCAGGCCGGTGCGGCGCCCCGACGAACTCGCCGAGGTGGACGGCCTCGTCATCCCCGGCGGCGAGTCCACCACCATCTCCAAGCTGGCCGTCCTGTTCGGCGTGATGGAGCCGCTTCGCGCGCGCGTGCGGGACGGCATGCCCGTCTACGGCACCTGCGCGGGGCTGATCATGCTGGCCGACAAGATCCTCGACCCGCGCTCGGGCCAGGAGACCATCGGCGGCATCGACATGATCGTGCGCCGCAACGCCTTCGGACGCCAGAACGAGTCCTTCGAGGCGGCGGTCGACGTCAAGGGAGTCCCGGGCGACCCGGTGGAGGGTGTCTTCATCCGCGCCCCCTGGGTGGAGTCCGTCGGGGCCGAGGCCGAGGTGCTCGCCGAGCACGACGGCCACATCGTCGCGGTCCGCCAGGGCAACGCGCTCGCCACCTCGTTCCATCCGGAACTGACCGGCGACCACCGCGTGCACTCTCTCTTTGTCGACATGGTGCGCGCGTACCGTACGCGGGAGTCCTTGTAG